DNA sequence from the Treponema sp. OMZ 838 genome:
ATTCCGACATCCGATTTTGAGCTTACAACATCTGATCGGCACTATTCGTAGTAAAAAGGAGACAAAGGATACTTAAATGAAAACAACTGAACAAGAACATCTCCCTGTAATGGGTATCGGTCCTGTATGTATTGCAATTATGATTGCGTTCACTGCCGCAGGTATTACCGTGGTAAAATTCGATCTACTGACAAGCGGAAACGTGCGTAGTGCAATCATTGCAATCGTTTTTGTCATTGCCGGAATATTGTGTATTGGAGGCGGCATCGCATTGTGGTGTGCTGCAGTATTCGGTTCCCGTATCGATATTAAGATAAAATCAAATCAGCTTGCAACGGATGGTGTTTACGCCCTCGTGCGTAACCCGATTTATTCCGCTTTTTTATTTATCTGCACCGGCGTGCTGCTATTTTGCCGAAATTGGTATGTATTGATTTTACCGCTACTCTTTTGGTTATACCTCACCGTGTTTATGAAGTTGACGGAAGAAAAATGGCTCACAGAACGCTTCGGCGATGAATATGCAGCATATTGCAAATGGGTTAATCGCTTTATTCCATGGAAAAGACGAAAATAATGTTTAATTGATAATGTGTAATTGGTAATCGGTGCTGCATAATTAAAACGGCTTATATGAAGCACTTAAAGAAGCGATTGTTGTCTACAAGCATCTTTGTTAGATGTTGTTGACAATCTGTTTCTGTTTAGATATATTTTTTCATATTAAACAACTGACGATGCCGTCGATTATTTGATATGGAGGACTATTCTCTATGAATGATACAAAAAAAACGCAGGGGAAAAGCTCTACAAAAGAGCAACAATTCCCGGCAAATGCTACAGAGAAAAATCCGGCACAGAAAAAAAATGCACCGCAGCAGGAACGCAATCCGGCGAAACAGCAAGCCATTAAACGGCTATTAAGCTATGCGGGCAGCAGCAAGAAATTTTTATCGCTGTCGCTGGTGCTTTCCGCTTTAAGCGCACTCGTCAGTTTTGTGCCGTACATTATGGTGTTCTTTGTAATGCGCGATGTGATTTCCGCAGTTGCGGCAAAAGAAGCGGTGAATGCAGCAGCTCTTACACGCTACGGGCTGTGGGCGGTCGGTGCTGCTGCGGCGGGCTTTGTGCTGTATTACGCAGCGCTCATGCTTTCGCACGCGACGGCATTTACCATTCAACAAAACCTTTCGATACGAATGGCGGAAGCGCTGGCGGACCTACCCATCGGCTGGCATATTACGCATGTCAGCGGCAAGGTGCGCAAGGTGTTTGAAAAAAATGTTAATCAGCTTGAAACGCTCATTGCTCATAATATGCCCGACACCGCACAGAACATGGTCTCTCCTTTTGCAATACTTGCGCTTACATTGGTATTCGACTGGCGGCTCGGGCTGATTTCCCTTTTACCGCTTGTGCTTGCGTTTGTTTTACAAGCTACTTTAATGCGGATCAGTACAAACTCCGGTTTTATGCAAAAGTATGAAGACGCGCTTGAGCAAATGAATAACGCGGGTACCGAATATGTACGCGGTATTTCGGTTATCAAAACTTTTAATCAGTCTGTTTACTATTTCAAAAACTTTTACACCTCTATTATGAACTATAAAGAGTTCGTTCTCCAATATTCGATGTCGTGGGAAAACGGCTATTCGATTTTTTTATCGCTTATTAAACTAGGCTTTGTCTTTTTACTTCCGGCAGCGTTATTGATGGCTGGAACGGCAACGCTTGACCCGCACTTTTTTTACAGCTTTGTGTTTTACCTCGCCTTTGCACCGGTTACCTACACGATGCTGATGAAAGTTATGTATGCAAACACGTTTTATCAGCGCTCAAACGATGCGCTCAACCGTATTGAAGATATTTTGCAAGCACCGCTGACCAAGGAACCGGAAATATCCATACTCCCTGAAAAATATGATATTGCATTTAACGACGTAGTATTTTCATATAAGACGGAACCGGCTGCCGCCTCTGCAAAGACCGTGCCGGAAACAGACGGAGGAAACACCGGCAGAGCAGCCCCATCTCCTCAGAACCGAACCGCGGTAAACGGTATCAGTTTGCACATCCCCGAACATTCGCTCACCGCACTGGTCGGTCCCTCAGGCGGCGGCAAAACCACACTGGTCAATTTGCTCGGCCGTTTTTGGGAAATCGATTCCGGCAGTATCAGCATCGGCGGCGTTGACATCCGCGATATAAAAACACAAGACCTGCTGCACACCGTCGGTTTTGTGTTCCAAGAGAATAAGCTTTTTAAGGAAAGCATTTTAGAAAATATCCGCTACGGCAAAAAAGACGCAAGCCGCGAAGAGGTAATGGAAGCGCTCCGCAAAGCCGAGTGTATGGATATTATCGAAAAACTCCCCGCCGGTATCGATACCGTGTACGGCACCAAGGGCACATACGTCTCAGGAGGAGAAGCTCAGCGGCTCGCCATCGCCCGCGCCTTATTACAGGACGCACCTATCATCGTGCTGGATGAAGCAACCGCCTTTGCCGATGCCGAAAACGAATACAAAATCAAAAAGACCTTCGACGTACTGCTCAAAGATAAAACCGTCATCATGATTGCACACCGCCTTTCCTCAGTCGTAAACGCTGATAAAATCTGTGTTATAGACGAAGGCAAAATCGCAGAAGAAGGCACACATAAGGAACTGCTTGCGCGGAAGGGTTTGTACGCAAGTATGTGGGACAATTTCCAAAAAGGTATCGAGTGGAAGGTGTGAAATAATTGATAATGGATAATTTCTGAAAAGGCTCCGGAAGTGCATATATAAATTCTTGATCATGCATATAATTCAATGCTATAATATGCTCGTATGGAGGATTTTTATGAGAACGACGCTTGATCTGTCCGCTCCTTTGCTCGAAGAGGCAATGGCGTTGACAAAAATTCGGACAAAAACAGAGGTTATCACACGTGCGCTTGAAAATTTGATCCAAAAAGAGAAAGTGCAGCAGCTGAAAAACTATTACGGAAAAATTGATTTGGATATCGATTTAGATGCGCTGAGAAAAAGGACATAAGATGGTACTGGTGGATACCTCCGTTTGGATAGAATATTTTAAGGGAACCGGACGGGCAGCTGTGCTTAATGAGCTGATCAATAACAACGCGCTTTGTATCAATAACCTTGTGCTGGCAGAACTGATTCCTTCAATTAATCTGAAAAAAGAATCTAAATTGAAGCGGCTCCTGCTTACGGTTAATCAAATAGATATCGAAATAGACTGGGACAAGATTATCGATATGCAAACTAAAAACCTATTAAACGGTATAAATAAAGTCGGTATTCCCGATCTAATAATTGCTCAAAATGCGATTAATAATGACCTTTTTTTGTTTTCATTTGATAAACATTTCAGCCTGATGAGTGATTTGTTTGGGCTTAAAATGTTTACGGACGGGAAGAGCTCAACATAATTGGTAATTGGTAATGTTTGAAACTTCACCAATTAACCATTACACATTACCAATTGAAATTACCAATTAAATGAAGGAGGAATTATGTTACAAAGATTTTTTGCATTATCCGATGCGGGGACGCGGAATTTACGTTTGTCGATTACGCTCGCGGTTATTATCAACTTATTTATAATGGTTCCGCTGGGACTTTCGCTGTATGTGCTGCAGTATTTTTTGGCGCGCATTATGCAGCAAGGTTTTCAAGCCCCGAATGTATGGGCGGTAGTAGCAGCCGGAGCGGCGTTTATAGCCGTGCTGTTTATCCTCGAAAAATTAAAGTACGGCAGGACGTATAACGGCGCGTATGAAGAAGCGGCAAACGTGCGTATTTCGCTTGCAGAGTCGCTTCGGAAGCTCCCGCTGTCGTATTTCGGCAGGCAGGATTTATCGTATTTAACCTCAACGCTTTTAAACGATGTTACAACGATTGAACAAGCGTTTTCAAATGTCGTGCCGGAAATGTTCGGCGGTATTATTTCGATTTTAATTGCGGCGGCTCTTTTAGCGTTTTTGGATTGGCGGATGACTATTGCATTGTTTGTTTGCGCCTTTGCAGGATTTTTTATTGTTGTCGGTTGCCGGAAGCTGTCGGAAAAAAAGATGAAAAGCGTCATCGTACGGAAGGATGGAATATACGATTCGCTGCAGCAGATGATAGACAATATCAAGGTGTTGAAATCTTCTGATAAAAAAGCTTTGTATGTGCAAAAGCTCAAAGACGATATTACCGAAACAACGCACGCTGCGCTCAAATCGGAAGCTGCAATCGGCGCGCTTATGTTCGGTGTGGCCGCGTTAATCCGGTTCGGCTTTCCGCTCGTCATTTCTTACGGAGCGTACTTGCTGTCGCAGGGGAAAATCGAACTGTTGACATATATCATTTTTTTATTGGTCTCATGCCGTATCTTCGATCCGTTGACGACGGTGTTTATGCTGCTCGCCGAATTCTTTTATACACTGATTGCTGTTGAGCGGAAGCAGGCGATTGTCAATTATCCCAAACAGACGGGCAGTGAAAGTTTTAAGCCAAACGGCTACGACATTTGCTACAATAATGTGTCGTTTTCGTATAATGAACCGAGCAGCAAAGGTCTGAGTAACATCGGCGGAAGCGCTGCCGATAATTCAAATAATGCAGGCACCGCCGCAAACGATGGCGGAGAAAACACGGTAAGCGGAATCAGCTTTACTGCAAAGCAGGGCGAAATTACCGCGCTCGTGGGACACTCCGGCTGCGGAAAATCCACCATTGCGCGATTGGCTGCGCGCTTTTGGGATGCGTCATCGGGTACGGTTAGCATCGGCGGCGTCGATGTTTCCACGGTAGAACCGGAAACCCTGCTCAGTGCATTTTCGATTGTGTTTCAGGATGTCGTGCTCTTTAATGACACGGTGTACAACAATATTTTAATCGGCAACCGGAATGCAACAAAAGAACAGGTGCTCGCCGCCGCAAAAGCCGCGCAGTGCGAATCGTTTATCGAAAAACTGCCGCAGGGCTACGATACGGAAATCGGCGAAAACGGCTATACCCTTTCCGGCGGAGAACGCCAACGGCTTTCCATCGCCCGCGCTCTCCTCAAGGACGCACCGATCATCCTCTTGGACGAAGCAACCGCCGCCCTCGATCCGGAAAACGAAACGCTTATCCAGCACGCCATCGGTACACTTATAAAAGGTAAAACCGTTATCGTCATCGCTCACCGCCTCCGCACCGTAGAAAACGCCGATAAGATTATCGTGCTCAACAAAGGCACCATTGCCGAAACAGGCACCCACACAGAGCTGATGGAAAAAGACGGTATTTACCGTGAGATGTATCGGCTGCAGAGA
Encoded proteins:
- a CDS encoding ABC transporter ATP-binding protein produces the protein MLQRFFALSDAGTRNLRLSITLAVIINLFIMVPLGLSLYVLQYFLARIMQQGFQAPNVWAVVAAGAAFIAVLFILEKLKYGRTYNGAYEEAANVRISLAESLRKLPLSYFGRQDLSYLTSTLLNDVTTIEQAFSNVVPEMFGGIISILIAAALLAFLDWRMTIALFVCAFAGFFIVVGCRKLSEKKMKSVIVRKDGIYDSLQQMIDNIKVLKSSDKKALYVQKLKDDITETTHAALKSEAAIGALMFGVAALIRFGFPLVISYGAYLLSQGKIELLTYIIFLLVSCRIFDPLTTVFMLLAEFFYTLIAVERKQAIVNYPKQTGSESFKPNGYDICYNNVSFSYNEPSSKGLSNIGGSAADNSNNAGTAANDGGENTVSGISFTAKQGEITALVGHSGCGKSTIARLAARFWDASSGTVSIGGVDVSTVEPETLLSAFSIVFQDVVLFNDTVYNNILIGNRNATKEQVLAAAKAAQCESFIEKLPQGYDTEIGENGYTLSGGERQRLSIARALLKDAPIILLDEATAALDPENETLIQHAIGTLIKGKTVIVIAHRLRTVENADKIIVLNKGTIAETGTHTELMEKDGIYREMYRLQRESDQWSA
- a CDS encoding ABC transporter ATP-binding protein, which translates into the protein MNDTKKTQGKSSTKEQQFPANATEKNPAQKKNAPQQERNPAKQQAIKRLLSYAGSSKKFLSLSLVLSALSALVSFVPYIMVFFVMRDVISAVAAKEAVNAAALTRYGLWAVGAAAAGFVLYYAALMLSHATAFTIQQNLSIRMAEALADLPIGWHITHVSGKVRKVFEKNVNQLETLIAHNMPDTAQNMVSPFAILALTLVFDWRLGLISLLPLVLAFVLQATLMRISTNSGFMQKYEDALEQMNNAGTEYVRGISVIKTFNQSVYYFKNFYTSIMNYKEFVLQYSMSWENGYSIFLSLIKLGFVFLLPAALLMAGTATLDPHFFYSFVFYLAFAPVTYTMLMKVMYANTFYQRSNDALNRIEDILQAPLTKEPEISILPEKYDIAFNDVVFSYKTEPAAASAKTVPETDGGNTGRAAPSPQNRTAVNGISLHIPEHSLTALVGPSGGGKTTLVNLLGRFWEIDSGSISIGGVDIRDIKTQDLLHTVGFVFQENKLFKESILENIRYGKKDASREEVMEALRKAECMDIIEKLPAGIDTVYGTKGTYVSGGEAQRLAIARALLQDAPIIVLDEATAFADAENEYKIKKTFDVLLKDKTVIMIAHRLSSVVNADKICVIDEGKIAEEGTHKELLARKGLYASMWDNFQKGIEWKV
- a CDS encoding PIN domain-containing protein — protein: MVLVDTSVWIEYFKGTGRAAVLNELINNNALCINNLVLAELIPSINLKKESKLKRLLLTVNQIDIEIDWDKIIDMQTKNLLNGINKVGIPDLIIAQNAINNDLFLFSFDKHFSLMSDLFGLKMFTDGKSST
- a CDS encoding isoprenylcysteine carboxylmethyltransferase family protein, whose translation is MKTTEQEHLPVMGIGPVCIAIMIAFTAAGITVVKFDLLTSGNVRSAIIAIVFVIAGILCIGGGIALWCAAVFGSRIDIKIKSNQLATDGVYALVRNPIYSAFLFICTGVLLFCRNWYVLILPLLFWLYLTVFMKLTEEKWLTERFGDEYAAYCKWVNRFIPWKRRK
- a CDS encoding type II toxin-antitoxin system VapB family antitoxin; this translates as MRTTLDLSAPLLEEAMALTKIRTKTEVITRALENLIQKEKVQQLKNYYGKIDLDIDLDALRKRT